The Magnetococcales bacterium DNA segment TGGTCCCGAGGAAAGCCGGAATCTCCCCGGGGGCCGTCGTCACTGTGGCCGACGATATGAGCCCTTTCACCGATCTGTTTGGTGGGATCCGCCTCCGTAGCCTCCAACACCAGTTCCCGCCGACAGCCAGCAAACGCGCAACGGTTGCCGGAACGCCCGTAGAGCTTTTTGATTTCTGCCGGTGACAGCTCTTTCCTGGGCCTATTCATAGTGCCGCCTCCACCGCCTTTTCAGCGTCACGAACCCGGATCTCGCCGGTGATCAGTTTGGGGAGGAGCAGGTCGCGGAGTTGGGCGAGGGTGCGAGACTCGACCTCCATCTCTTCCCTTCGAATAGCAATCGATATGGCAATGCTGTCGAACACCGCTACGAGTGGTTGCGGAGGTGCAATGCATTGGGGCTGCTGCACACCTGCAAATGGCAGCATATTAACGGTTGTCCCATTTGCATAACCACTAACCGTTTCATGCATTTCCGGTGAGTTAAGGAGGTGAAGCAAGTATGCCGCAGTGAGTGAGCTGGATTCTTTCGGCCTGAGCCGATAGATGTGATGGCTTATAATCCCCTGATGTCCAAACAATGATGGAACCATTGCCGCAAAACCAATAAGCAAACGATCATGCCCTTGCTCTGTATTCGCTACAATAACATCTCCTGGCTTGACAATGTGCCGCTCTCCGTAGTCACCTGTATAATGCTTAATTCCCTCGTACTTGTATCCACCCCCTTCATGGATTGAGTTTAGATTATGGAGAGGCATGCCCTCATCGGATAGGCCGCTACCCTTGTAGCTGACACCCTTGACTGCTTCAAAATAATCGCCGAGTTTCCCATTCCTCCACCCCACCGGCTTATCTTCATCATCCAGTGCATCGGGAAAGAGATCCCAGATTTCGGGGACGAGGTAGGCCGGGCGGCCCTCGGCCTTGGCGCGCACCGGGCCGAAGTCCACGAACCAGTCCTTGAACAACGTCCGCGCCACGGCCTCCAGGTCGGCGTTCATGCGGCGGTTCAACTCGATCTTGTCGTCCAACGCGCCCAGGACTTGGGCGATGGCGCGTTGATGATCTATCGGTGGAATTGGGAGTGCCTGGGAACCGAACGTCTCTCGACTTAACGTTGGGTTTGATGTCCCATCTTTTAAATGGTTAAGGCCAATATATTTAATTAAGAAATATGAATATTTGATGTCGATATCTGGTCGTATCGGAAGCAGTGTATATGCTGTGTCGATTACCCAGTAGTCAGCGTCACACCACTCAACTCCTAGAGGTCCTTGCCCTTTCCGACCAACAATGACTCCTGGCCCGCTAAACAGTGATCCATTATGCGTGCCGCACTGACCATTAGTGCCGTATACTGGCACTTTACCTGCGCACCTATTAGATTCAATAAGTGCCTTCCCATATTTTAATTCAAAAATTTCACGAGCTGGTATTAACGGCCAACGGATCAAATCAACTGACAGACCTCTCGGTGGAGTTGTTCCATTCGGCAAAACACCCATCACATCTATGTGCTGCACAACCACACGATCCCTCTCAATAATCCCCCTGAACCCCTCCGCTGTCGTCGCCCAATCCACCACATCCACCTTGAACGGCAGCATGGATTCGGAGAAGGCGTCCAAAAGCTCCTCAATTTTCTTGAATCCAAGTGGAGCCTCGCCAAGGATGCAGAGATCGAGATCGGAGGTATCGTTTGCCGTCCATTTTGCGCGCGAGCCGAAGGCCCAGACCTCCCGGTCCGAGACATGCCTGTGCAAGATGTCGAGCACGATCTGTAAATGGTCGGGGCGGAGGTCAAGCATCTCTCTTGAGCCTGGCAAGAAGATCATAGGCGTCTGGCAAAAACTCGGAAACGTGGGCGAACACCTCGTTGGCGGCGCTGCCGTCATAACGATGCGAAGTCTGGTTCCGCGCCGCATAATGTTCTATCCAGCGTTCGGCGTCCGCAATCAAACGGTATTCGGCAGCCA contains these protein-coding regions:
- a CDS encoding restriction endonuclease subunit S produces the protein MLDLRPDHLQIVLDILHRHVSDREVWAFGSRAKWTANDTSDLDLCILGEAPLGFKKIEELLDAFSESMLPFKVDVVDWATTAEGFRGIIERDRVVVQHIDVMGVLPNGTTPPRGLSVDLIRWPLIPAREIFELKYGKALIESNRCAGKVPVYGTNGQCGTHNGSLFSGPGVIVGRKGQGPLGVEWCDADYWVIDTAYTLLPIRPDIDIKYSYFLIKYIGLNHLKDGTSNPTLSRETFGSQALPIPPIDHQRAIAQVLGALDDKIELNRRMNADLEAVARTLFKDWFVDFGPVRAKAEGRPAYLVPEIWDLFPDALDDEDKPVGWRNGKLGDYFEAVKGVSYKGSGLSDEGMPLHNLNSIHEGGGYKYEGIKHYTGDYGERHIVKPGDVIVANTEQGHDRLLIGFAAMVPSLFGHQGIISHHIYRLRPKESSSLTAAYLLHLLNSPEMHETVSGYANGTTVNMLPFAGVQQPQCIAPPQPLVAVFDSIAISIAIRREEMEVESRTLAQLRDLLLPKLITGEIRVRDAEKAVEAAL